One genomic window of Cricetulus griseus strain 17A/GY chromosome 3, alternate assembly CriGri-PICRH-1.0, whole genome shotgun sequence includes the following:
- the Atp2a1 gene encoding sarcoplasmic/endoplasmic reticulum calcium ATPase 1 yields the protein MEAAHSKSTEECLSYFGVSETTGLTPDQVKRHLEKYGPNELPAEEGKSLWELVVEQFEDLLVRILLLAACISFVLAWFEEGEETVTAFVEPFVILLILIANAIVGVWQERNAENAIEALKEYEPEMGKVYRADRKSVQRIKARDIVPGDIVEVAVGDKVPADIRILSIKSTTLRVDQSILTGESVSVIKHTDPVPDPRAVNQDKKNMLFSGTNIAAGKAVGIVATTGVSTEIGKIRDQMAATEQDKTPLQQKLDEFGEQLSKVISLICVAVWLINIGHFNDPVHGGSWFRGAIYYFKIAVALAVAAIPEGLPAVITTCLALGTRRMAKKNAIVRSLPSVETLGCTSVICSDKTGTLTTNQMSVCKMFIIDRVDGDVCSLNEFSITGSTYAPEGEVLKNDKPIRAGQYDGLVELATICALCNDSSLDFNETKGVYEKVGEATETALTTLVEKMNVFNTEVRSLSKVERANACNSVIRQLMKKEFTLEFSRDRKSMSVYCSPAKSSRAAVGNKMFVKGAPEGVIDRCNYVRVGTTRVPLTGPVKEKIMSVIKEWGTGRDTLRCLALATRDTPPKREEMVLDDSAKFMEYEMDLTFVGVVGMLDPPRKEVTGSIQLCRDAGIRVIMITGDNKGTAIAICRRIGIFSENEEVTDRAYTGREFDDLPLAEQREACRRACCFARVEPSHKSKIVEYLQSYDEITAMTGDGVNDAPALKKAEIGIAMGSGTAVAKTASEMVLADDNFSTIVAAVEEGRAIYNNMKQFIRYLISSNVGEVVCIFLTAALGLPEALIPVQLLWVNLVTDGLPATALGFNPPDLDIMDRPPRSPKEPLISGWLFFRYMAIGGYVGAATVGAAAWWFLYAEDGPHVSYHQLTHFMQCTEHNPEFDGLDCEVFEAPEPMTMALSVLVTIEMCNALNSLSENQSLLRMPPWVNIWLLGSICLSMSLHFLILYVDPLPMIFKLRALDFTQWLMVLKISLPVIGLDELLKFIARNYLEDPEDERRK from the exons ATGGAGGCCGCACACTCCAAGTCCACAGAGGAATGTTTGTCCTATTTTGGGGTGAGCGAGACCACAGGCCTTACCCCAGACCAAGTTAAGCGGCATCTGGAAAAATACGGCCCCAATG AGCTCCCTGCTGAGGAAG GCAAGTCCCTGTGGGAGTTGGTGGTAGAGCAGTTTGAAGACCTGCTGGTGCGGATCCTTCTCCTGGCTGCCTGCATTTCCTTC GTGCTGGCCTGGTTTGAGGAAGGCGAAGAAACTGTCACTGCCTTTGTCGAACCTTTTGTCATCCTCTTGATCCTCATTGCCAATGCCATTGTGGGGGTTTGGCAG GAACGGAATGCAGAGAACGCCATTGAGGCTTTGAAAGAATATGAACCTGAGATGGGGAAGGTCTATCGGGCTGACCGAAAGTCAGTGCAAAGAATCAAGGCTAGGGACATTGTCCCTGGGGATATTGTGGAGGTGGCCG TGGGGGACAAAGTCCCTGCAGACATCCGCATCCTCTCCATCAAATCCACCACCCTCCGGGTGGACCAGTCCATCTTGACAG GAGAGTCTGTATCTGTCATCAAGCACACAGACCCTGTCCCTGACCCCCGAGCTGTCAACCAGGACAAGAAGAACATGCTGTTCTCA GGCACCAACATTGCAGCCGGCAAGGCTGTGGGCATTGTGGCCACCACTGGTGTGAGTACTGAGATTGGCAAGATCCGAGACCAAATGGCTGCCACTGAGCAGGACAAGACCCCACTGCAGCAGAAGCTTGATGAGTTTGGGGAGCAGCTGTCTAAGGTCATCTCCCTCATCTGTGTGGCTGTCTGGCTTATCAACATCGGTCACTTCAACGACCCTGTCCATGGGGGCTCCTGGTTCCGGGGGGCCATTTACTACTTCAAGATTGCTGTGGCCTTAGCTGTGGCAGCCATCCCAGAAG GGCTTCCTGCCGTCATCACCACCTGCTTGGCCTTGGGTACCCGCCGGATGGCAAAGAAGAATGCCATCGTGAGGAGCTTGCCCTCTGTGGAGACCCTGGGCTGTACCTCTGTCATCTGTTCTGACAAAACAGGGACCCTCACCACCAACCAGATGTCAGTCTGCAAG ATGTTCATCATTGACAGGGTGGATGGGGATGTCTGCTCGCTGAATGAGTTCTCCATCACTGGCTCCACTTACGCTCCCGAGGGAGAAGT CTTGAAGAATGATAAGCCAATCCGAGCAGGGCAGTATGATGGGCTGGTGGAGCTGGCCACCATCTGTGCCCTCTGCAATGACTCCTCCTTGGATTTTAATGAG ACCAAAGGTGTCTATGAGAAGGTGGGCGAGGCCACGGAGACAGCCCTCACCACCCTGGTAGAGAAGATGAATGTGTTCAACACTGAAGTGAGAAGCCTCTCTAAAGTGGAGAGGGCTAATGCCTGCAACTCG GTGATCCGTCAACTAATGAAGAAGGAATTCACCCTGGAATTCTCCCGAGACAGAAAGTCTATGTCTGTCTACTGTTCTCCAGCTAAGTCTTCTCGGGCTGCTGTAGGAAACAAGATGTTTGTCAAG GGTGCTCCTGAGGGGGTCATCGACCGCTGTAACTATGTGCGTGTTGGCACAACCCGTGTGCCATTGACAGGCCCTGTGAAGGAAAAAATTATGTCAGTGATCAAGGAGTGGGGTACTGGCCGGGACACCCTACGCTGCCTGGCCCTGGCCACTCGGGATACCCCCCCAAAACGAGAGGAAATGGTTCTAGATGACTCAGCCAAGTTTATGGAGTATGAG ATGGACCTGACATTTGTTGGTGTTGTGGGCATGTTGGATCCACCCCGGAAGGAGGTCACAGGCTCTATCCAGCTGTGCCGTGATGCTGGGATCCGAGTGATCATGATCACTGGGGACAACAAGGGTACAGCCATTGCTATCTGCCGACGAATTGGCATCTTTTCCGAGAACGAGGAGGTGACAGATCGTGCCTACACTGGCCGTGAGTTTGATGATCTGCCCCTGGCTGAGCAGCGGGAAGCCTGCAGACGCGCCTGCTGCTTCGCTCGTGTGGAGCCCTCACACAAGTCCAAGATTGTGGAGTACCTGCAGTCCTATGATGAAATCACAGCCATG ACAGGGGATGGTGTCAATGATGCCCCTGCCCTGAAGAAGGCGGAGATTGGCATTGCCATGGGATCTGGTACTGCTGTGGCTAAGACAGCCTCTGAGATGGTACTGGCTGACGATAACTTCTCCACTATCGTGGCTGCTGTGGAGGAGGGCCGCGCCATCTACAACAACATGAAGCAGTTTATCCGCTACCTCATTTCCTCCAACGTGGGCGAGGTGGTCTG TATCTTCCTGACAGCCGCCTTGGGGCTGCCTGAGGCCCTGATCCCTGTGCAGCTGCTGTGGGTGAACTTGGTGACTGATGGGCTCCCTGCTACGGCTCTGGGATTCAACCCACCGGACCTGGACATCATGGACCGTCCCCCCAGGAGTCCCAAGGAGCCTCTCATCAGTGGCTGGCTCTTTTTCCGCTACATGGCAATTGGGG GCTATGTGGGTGCAGCCACTGTGGGAGCAGCTGCCTGGTGGTTCTTGTATGCAGAGGATGGGCCTCATGTCAGCTACCACCAGCTG ACTCACTTTATGCAGTGCACCGAGCACAACCCTGAGTTTGATGGCCTAGACTGTGAGGTCTTTGAGGCCCCTGAGCCCATGACCATGGCTTTGTCTGTGTTGGTGACCATTGAGATGTGCAATGCTCTCAACAG CCTGTCTGAGAACCAGTCCCTGCTGCGGATGCCGCCCTGGGTGAACATCTGGCTGCTGGGTTCCATCTGCCTGTCCATGTCCCTCCACTTCCTCATCCTCTATGTTGACCCCCTGCCG ATGATCTTCAAGCTACGGGCCCTGGACTTTACCCAATGGCTCATGGTCCTCAAGATCTCACTTCCAGTCATCGGGCTAGATGAGCTTCTCAAGTTCATTGCTCGGAACTATCTGGAGG atCCAGAAGATGAGAGAAGGAAGTAA
- the Rabep2 gene encoding rab GTPase-binding effector protein 2 isoform X2, whose amino-acid sequence MAAAAPTALALDPQPQNGQKDASESSELARLRAELAGALAEMETMKAVAEVSESTKAEAVAAVQRQCQEEVASLQAILKDSISSYETQIAALKQERQQQQQDSEEKDRELGHLKQLLARAHPLDSLEKQMEKAHEDSEKLREIVVPMEQEIAELKVKLLRAEELIQEMQRQPRQPASLHSSTELLPLSRNPSPPLEPLEEPGGDPGSAAEAFAHNCDDSASISSFSLGGAASSASLRGTRGLSPEQEETASLVSTGTLVPEGIYLPPPGYQLIPDNQWEQLQVEGRQLQKDLESVSRERDELQEGLRRSNEDCAKQMQVLLAQVQNSEQLLRTLQGTLSQAQERVQMQMAELATSHKCLHNEVKRLNEENQGLRAEQLPSSTLQGPEQWENEGEALPCSIQELHLLVRHTRQQARARQQAQEHEAERLRIEIVKLREALEEETAARASLEGQLRVQREETDVLEASLCSLRIETERVQQEQRKAQLTDLLSEQRAKALRLQAELETSEQVQRDFVRLSQALQVRLERIRQAETLEQVRSILDEAPLRDIKDIKDS is encoded by the exons ATGGCAGCAGCCGCGCCAACAGCCCTAG CGCTGGATCCCCAGCCCCAAAATGGGCAGAAGGATGCATCTGAGTCAAGTGAGCTCGCACGGCTTCGTGCCGAACTGGCCGGTGCATTGGCAGAAATGGAAACCATGAAGGCTGTAGCCGAGGTGAGCGAGAGCACCAAGGCAGAGGCGGTGGCTGCAGTGCAGAGACAGTGCCAAGAGGAGGTGGCTTCTCTGCAGGCCATCCTGAAAG ACTCCATCAGCAGCTACGAGACCCAGATCGCAGCCCTGAAACAGgagcggcagcagcagcagcaggactcTGAAGAGAAGGATCGAGAGCTGGGCCACCTCAAACAGCTGCTGGCCCGGGCCCACCCCCTGGACTCCTTGGAGAAGCAAATGGAAAAG GCTCATGAAGACTCAGAGAAGCTCCGGGAAATTGTGGTACCCATGGAGCAGGAGATTGCAGAGCTGAAAGTGAAGCTGCTGAGGGCCGAGGAGCTGATCCAAGAGATGCAG AGACAACCAAGGCAGCCTGCCTCCCTGCATAGCTCCACGGAGCTGCTTCCGCTATCAAGGAACCCCTCGCCTCCGCTGGAACCTttggaggagccaggtggagaccCAGGCTCAGCTGCAGAGGCCTTTGCCCACAACTGCGACGACAGtgcctccatctcttccttctccctcggTGGGGCAGCCAGTAGTGCCTCCCTACGAGGCACACGGGGTCTAAGCCCTGAGCAGGAAGAGACGGCTTCTCTGGTGTCCACTGGCACTCTGGTCCCTGAGGGCATCTACCTACCCCCTCCTGGGTACCAGCTTATTCCAGATAACCAGTGGGAGCAGCTTCAGGTAGAG GGGCGGCAGCTGCAGAAGGACCTGGAAAGTGTCAGCCGTGAGCGGGATGAGCTGCAAGAGGGACTGAGACGGAGCAATGAGGACTGTGCCAAGCAA ATGCAGGTGCTCCTAGCCCAGGTCCAGAACTCAGAGCAGCTACTTCGAACTCTACAAGGGACTTTGAGCCAGGCGCAAGAACGTGTGCAGATGCAGATG GCAGAACTGGCCACTTCTCACAAATGCCTGCACAACGAGGTTAAAAGactaaatgaagaaaatcaaggGCTCCGGGCTGAGCAGCTGCCATCTTCCACCCTCCAGGGCCCGGAGCAGTGGGAGAATGAGGGTGAGGCCCTGCCCTGCTCCATACAG GAGCTACATTTGCTGGTGCGGCACACCCGGCAGCAGGCGAGGGCCAGGCAACAGGCACAGGAGCATGAGGCTGAGCGCCTGCGCATTGAAATCGTGAAGCTGCGGGAGGCACTAGAGGAGGAGACAGCAGCCAGGGCCAGCCTGGAGGGACAGCTGAGGGTGCAACGAGAAGAGACAG ATGTGCTAGAGG CCTCCCTGTGCAGTCTGAGGATAGAGACAGAGCGGGTCCAGCAAGAGCAACGCAAG GCCCAGCTCACAGACCTCCTCTCTGAACAGAGGGCCAAAGCACTGCGACTGCAGGCTGAGCTGGAGACCAGTGAACAGGTGCAGAGGGACTTTGTACGGCTGTCCCAGGCCCTACAG GTACGCCTGGAGCGGATTCGCCAAGCAGAGACTCTGGAGCAAGTGCGTAGCATCCTGGATGAGGCACCCCTCAGGGACATCAAGGACATCAAGGACTCCTGA